The Nerophis lumbriciformis linkage group LG34, RoL_Nlum_v2.1, whole genome shotgun sequence genome includes a window with the following:
- the hsdl1 gene encoding inactive hydroxysteroid dehydrogenase-like protein 1 yields MAAVDSFHLLYREISRSCSFYFETLAVVGALYTASRAVILLRDCCVLVRVHFLPRMIPSRKLTQIYGDWAVIYGASQPVAQAYAEELARQGLNIIFVTQDRADIGDFATHLSQSYGVETLLVHADVCWNQAAAKPVKEALRGKDVGFLVNCVDESGASPQILIEMPEQKLMDVVARNIATATLLTRVVLPGMVERSRGAVVNISIGACCRPLPGRVMLTASTGYLDHFSRALHLEYSGRGIFAQSLIPFKIASSKRQPPSSTEGWFAPTPEVYARHAISTLGVSNRTTGYWPHTLQNGLMRCIPEWIWVLGSRMFIS; encoded by the exons ATGGCGGCGGTGGACAGCTTCCACTTGCTGTACAGGGAAATTTCCCGATCGTGCAGTTTTTACTTTGAAACGCTGGCAGTGGTCGGTGCTCTGTACACCGCCAGCAGGGCTGTTATCTTGCTCCGAGACTGCTGCGTGTTGGTCAGGGTGCATTTCCTACCCAGAATGATCCCAAGTCGGAAGCTGACCCAAATATATGGAGACTGGGCTGTCATTTATG GTGCATCCCAGCCAGTGGCCCAAGCCTATGCTGAGGAGCTGGCCAGGCAAGGCCTAAACATCATTTTTGTCACCCAGGACCGCGCTGACATTGGAGACTTTGCCACGCATCTCTCCCAAAGCTACGGCGTTGAAACTCTCCTGGTCCACGCCGACGTGTGCTGGAACCAGGCGGCCGCCAAGCCGGTCAAAGAAGCTCTGCGGGGTAAAGACGTCGGTTTCCTCGTGAACTGTGTGGACGAGTCGGGCGCTTCACCCCAGATCCTGATTGAGATGCCTGAACAGAAACTGATGGATGTGGTGGCGAGGAACATTGCGACCGCCACGTTGCTGACCCGTGTGGTGTTACCGGGCATGGTGGAGCGCAGCAGAGGAGCCGTGGTCAATATCTCCATCGGTGCTTGCTGTAGGCCGCTACCTGGAAGAGTGATGCTCACGGCTTCTACT GGCTATTTGGATCACTTCTCCCGGGCTCTCCACCTTGAGTACTCCGGACGAGGAATCTTTGCTCAAAGTCTGATTCCGTTCAAG ATCGCCTCCAGTAAGCGTCAGCCGCCATCGTCCACAGAAGGCTGGTTTGCGCCAACGCCGGAGGTCTACGCTCGCCACGCCATCTCCACCCTGGGCGTGTCAAACAGAACCACAGGCTACTGGCCTCACACGCTGCAG AATGGACTCATGAGGTGCATCCCAGAGTGGATTTGGGTTCTGGGGTCGCGAATGTTCATCAGTTAG